Genomic segment of Dehalobacter sp. 12DCB1:
TTACAACTTTTTAGTTTACCTGTAATTTTATACTTACTGATGATTCGAGATATTGTAACCCTTGAGGCCCCGATAATTTCTCCTATCCGCTCGTGGGACAAATTCACCGGCAGTTCAAACCAATCTCCGTGTTCTTTACATTCCCGGGATTGAAGCAAGGATACAAAAAAATAAATAAGCCTTTCTCTTGGAGATGACAAAGAAGAAAAAATATTAGCACCTTCAAAAACACACCGTAATCTCTTGGTTACGTTGGCGACCATTTCAATTCCTAACTCTAAGTCATCGACCATTGCTTGGATCAGATCGGCCCTTGAAACCAAATAGATCTCGCAATCCTCAATCGCTTTAACACTAAAATTAATCGGCAGCTTATCAAATGTTGGTCCTAAGCCGAATACTCTTTTGGGACCAACCAAGCAGGCAATTCTTGACTCTCCGTGGAGATTGTGCAAGTAATAAGCAGCCCAGCCTTTGGATACAAAGTGTGCATTATGCACCATCTCCCCTTCATGCAGAATGGTCGTTCCTTTTTTATATAACATTTTAATTCCTTTACTCATCGCATGATCTATGACGTTCTCGCCAACAGGCGGGTCCACCCATTGTAAGTACACACAAGAATCAACAGTATACATGCCGATTACCTCACATAATGATTTAAGAAAACTATTGTGCTAAATTCACATGCAGCAAAAAATCCATTGCTTTTTTGCGCAGAGACTGGATGTCTTTACAGTTTTCCAGTCTCTCTCCTTCATCTACGCTTTCTCCGTCTGTAAGCCGGATTCCTTCTGCTTGGATTACAGCGTCTAAAATTTTTTCTCCAAGCATTCTTCTTGCGGCTTCCTCCTTACACTCAGCCAACAGCTCATCTGAGGACATCTTTCTTTGCATTAAGTAAACGACGAGTTCCATGTTGAAAACATTTTTCAGTTCCCTGGTATAATCCTGATACAAATCCTCTGCTGCTTGATCTAATATCTCCTGATCAAATTCGTACTTGCAGTTCTCGGCCACTGCCCCCATGACTTTACTCATATTCGCAACGTGTGCTCTAGCCCTTTTTTCCTGAAGGATTTTATTCTTCAGCATTTTCTTGAATCCCTGCAGCGTTTTTACCTTCGGCTCAATCTCTTGAATGCTTTCATCTGTCAATTCCGGCTTTTGAATCATAAATACTTTAATGATTTCGATGGAGAATGTGATCTCACGCCCCCATAAGGCTTGGAATTCAATTAAGACTGGTTGTATTGTCGTATCAAAAACGACGGTATCGCCCATCTTCTGTCCGAGCAGCTTAGCTGAAAACTCCGGTAAAACATTATCGTCACCCACCTTGAATTGTAAGCCGTCTTCTTTCACTTTCGGATAAGGCATACCCATCTCTGTTCCCACAATATTTACAATCACAGAATCGCCTATTTCAATCGGTTCATTCCTTTTCTCGACGCGTATTTCGTCCAAAGATTTCAAAATACCGTCCATCGCTTCCTTCATTTCATCCTCTTTAACTGATACATCAAAACTTTCGAGATTTAATCCTTTATACTGTCCAAGTTCAAATTGTTTCATTTCTTAAACCTCCATGTTAACTACTACTTGATACTGCGTATCTTACCGATTTTTCAGCGATCCGCACGGATAATCCCAACCGATTGAAGCATTACAATGACATGTGCCGCACCAAGCATGATAATTAAGCCGATAAATAACAGATCTTTCATTTTTAGCTTTTGTTGGTTTTCCATCTTTGGTTCCAT
This window contains:
- a CDS encoding trigger factor, with amino-acid sequence MKQFELGQYKGLNLESFDVSVKEDEMKEAMDGILKSLDEIRVEKRNEPIEIGDSVIVNIVGTEMGMPYPKVKEDGLQFKVGDDNVLPEFSAKLLGQKMGDTVVFDTTIQPVLIEFQALWGREITFSIEIIKVFMIQKPELTDESIQEIEPKVKTLQGFKKMLKNKILQEKRARAHVANMSKVMGAVAENCKYEFDQEILDQAAEDLYQDYTRELKNVFNMELVVYLMQRKMSSDELLAECKEEAARRMLGEKILDAVIQAEGIRLTDGESVDEGERLENCKDIQSLRKKAMDFLLHVNLAQ
- a CDS encoding Crp/Fnr family transcriptional regulator, with protein sequence MYTVDSCVYLQWVDPPVGENVIDHAMSKGIKMLYKKGTTILHEGEMVHNAHFVSKGWAAYYLHNLHGESRIACLVGPKRVFGLGPTFDKLPINFSVKAIEDCEIYLVSRADLIQAMVDDLELGIEMVANVTKRLRCVFEGANIFSSLSSPRERLIYFFVSLLQSRECKEHGDWFELPVNLSHERIGEIIGASRVTISRIISKYKITGKLKSCKNKLYVHRELILEEYGEIGI